A window of Phytoactinopolyspora mesophila contains these coding sequences:
- the tuf gene encoding elongation factor Tu: MAKAKFERTKPHVNIGTIGHVDHGKTTLTAAITKVLHDKHPDLNEAFPFDDIDKAPEEKQRGITINIAHVEYQTDKRHYAHVDAPGHADYIKNMITGAAQMDGAILVVAATDGPMPQTKEHVLLARQVGVPYILVALNKADMVDDEEILELVELEVRELLTEYEFPGDDVPVVKVSALKALEGDPEWVKTVEELMDAVDENVPDPVRDSDKPFLMPIEDVFTITGRGTVVTGRVERGNLNVNEEVELVGIRPGPAQKTTVTGVEMFRKLLDEARAGENVGLLLRGTKKEDVERGMVVVKPGTTTPHTEFEATVYILSKDEGGRHTPFFNNYRPQFYFRTTDVTGVVTLPDGPDSMVMPGDDTTMKVELIQPIAMEEQLKFAIREGGRTVGAGHVTKIIK, from the coding sequence GTGGCTAAGGCGAAGTTCGAGCGGACGAAGCCGCACGTCAACATCGGAACCATCGGTCACGTCGACCACGGCAAGACCACACTGACGGCGGCTATCACCAAGGTTTTGCACGACAAGCATCCGGACCTGAACGAAGCGTTCCCGTTCGATGACATCGACAAGGCTCCGGAAGAGAAGCAGCGCGGTATCACCATCAACATCGCGCACGTCGAGTACCAGACCGACAAGCGCCACTACGCGCATGTCGACGCTCCGGGGCACGCGGACTACATCAAGAACATGATCACCGGTGCGGCTCAGATGGACGGCGCCATCCTGGTGGTCGCGGCCACTGACGGCCCGATGCCGCAGACAAAGGAGCACGTGCTGCTGGCCCGCCAGGTCGGTGTGCCGTACATCCTGGTCGCCCTGAACAAGGCCGACATGGTCGACGACGAAGAGATTCTCGAGCTCGTCGAGCTCGAGGTCCGTGAGCTGCTCACCGAGTATGAGTTCCCGGGCGACGACGTTCCTGTGGTCAAGGTCTCGGCGCTGAAGGCTCTTGAAGGCGACCCCGAGTGGGTCAAGACCGTCGAAGAGCTGATGGACGCCGTCGACGAGAACGTGCCGGACCCGGTGCGTGACTCGGACAAGCCGTTCCTGATGCCGATCGAGGACGTCTTCACCATCACCGGCCGTGGCACCGTTGTCACCGGCCGTGTCGAGCGCGGCAACCTCAACGTCAACGAGGAGGTCGAGCTGGTCGGGATCCGTCCCGGGCCGGCTCAGAAGACCACCGTCACGGGCGTCGAGATGTTCCGCAAGCTGCTCGACGAGGCGCGTGCGGGTGAGAACGTCGGACTGCTGCTGCGAGGCACCAAGAAGGAAGACGTCGAGCGCGGCATGGTCGTCGTCAAGCCTGGCACCACGACCCCGCACACGGAGTTCGAGGCGACCGTCTACATCCTGTCGAAGGACGAGGGTGGCCGGCACACGCCGTTCTTCAACAACTACCGTCCGCAGTTCTACTTCCGGACCACGGACGTGACCGGTGTGGTCACGCTTCCCGACGGCCCGGACTCCATGGTCATGCCTGGTGACGACACCACCATGAAGGTCGAGCTGATCCAGCCGATCGCCATGGAAGAGCAGCTGAAGTTCGCTATTCGTGAGGGCGGGCGCACGGTTGGTGCCGGCCACGTCACGAAGATCATCAAGTAG
- the rpsJ gene encoding 30S ribosomal protein S10: protein MAGQKIRIRLKAYDHEVIDTSARKIVDTVTRTGAQVAGPVPLPTEKNVYCVIRSPHKYKDSREHFEMRTHKRLIDIIDPTPKTVDSLMRLDLPAGVDIEIKL, encoded by the coding sequence ATGGCGGGACAGAAGATCCGCATCCGGCTCAAGGCCTACGACCACGAGGTTATCGACACGTCGGCGCGCAAGATCGTCGACACGGTGACGCGTACTGGTGCGCAGGTTGCGGGCCCGGTGCCGCTACCGACCGAGAAGAACGTGTATTGCGTGATCCGCTCGCCGCACAAGTACAAGGACAGCCGCGAGCACTTCGAGATGCGTACACACAAGCGGCTCATCGACATCATCGATCCCACGCCGAAGACAGTCGACTCGCTGATGCGTCTCGACCTGCCGGCTGGTGTCGATATCGAGATCAAGCTCTGA
- the rpsL gene encoding 30S ribosomal protein S12: MPTIQQLVRKGRQDKVAKKKTPALKGSPQRRGVCTRVYTTTPKKPNSALRKVARVKLTSQIEVTAYIPGVGHNLQEHSMVLVRGGRVKDLPGVRYKIVRGSLDTQGVKNRKQARSRYGAKKEKS, from the coding sequence GTGCCCACGATCCAGCAGCTGGTCCGCAAGGGCCGCCAGGACAAGGTCGCGAAGAAGAAGACGCCTGCCCTCAAGGGCAGTCCGCAGCGGCGGGGCGTGTGCACGCGCGTCTACACGACCACCCCTAAGAAGCCCAACTCAGCCCTGCGTAAGGTTGCGCGTGTCAAGCTGACCAGCCAGATCGAGGTCACGGCGTACATCCCCGGTGTGGGCCACAACCTTCAGGAGCACTCCATGGTGCTCGTGCGTGGCGGCCGGGTGAAGGACCTGCCCGGTGTTCGTTACAAGATTGTCCGCGGTTCGCTCGACACCCAGGGTGTGAAGAACCGGAAGCAAGCTCGTAGCCGGTACGGCGCGAAGAAGGAGAAGAGCTGA
- the rplC gene encoding 50S ribosomal protein L3, producing the protein MTIDVTQGSSRVVSGLLGEKLGMTQVWDENQQVVPVTVIKAGPCVVTQVRTPEKDGYDAVQIGFGAPNPRKVTKPAKGHFDQAGVTPRRHVVEIRTANASEYTLGQELTAEVFEAGQEVDVTGTSKGKGFAGVMKRHGFHGLRASHGVQRKHRSPGAIGGCATPGRVFKGQKMAGRMGGVRVTAQNLGVQAVDAEKGLLLIRGAVPGPNGGLVLVRTAAKGAAK; encoded by the coding sequence ATGACTATCGACGTAACTCAAGGCTCGAGCCGGGTCGTATCCGGCCTGCTCGGCGAGAAGCTCGGCATGACCCAGGTCTGGGACGAGAACCAGCAGGTTGTGCCCGTGACCGTGATCAAAGCCGGTCCCTGTGTGGTCACCCAGGTCCGTACCCCCGAGAAGGACGGGTACGACGCGGTGCAGATCGGGTTCGGTGCGCCGAATCCGCGCAAGGTGACGAAGCCGGCAAAGGGCCACTTCGACCAGGCCGGTGTGACACCGCGGCGGCATGTCGTGGAAATCCGCACCGCCAACGCCTCCGAATACACCCTGGGCCAGGAGCTCACGGCTGAAGTGTTCGAGGCCGGGCAGGAAGTCGACGTGACCGGTACCAGCAAGGGCAAGGGCTTCGCCGGTGTGATGAAGCGCCACGGCTTCCACGGCCTGCGCGCATCGCACGGTGTTCAGCGCAAGCACCGCTCGCCTGGCGCCATCGGAGGCTGTGCCACCCCGGGACGTGTGTTCAAGGGGCAGAAGATGGCCGGGCGCATGGGTGGTGTGCGGGTCACCGCGCAGAACCTAGGTGTTCAGGCTGTTGACGCCGAGAAGGGCCTGCTGCTCATCAGGGGAGCGGTGCCCGGTCCGAACGGCGGCCTGGTTCTGGTCCGCACGGCCGCGAAGGGGGCTGCGAAATGA
- the fusA gene encoding elongation factor G, which produces MATDLRKVDLAKVRNIGIMAHIDAGKTTTTERILYYTGINYKIGEVHDGAATMDWMEQEQERGITITSAATTCEWDDHTINIIDTPGHVDFTVEVERNLRVLDGAVAVFDGVAGVEPQSETVWHQANKYGVPRICFVNKLDRTGAEFHRCVDMIVSRLKATPLVLQLPIGAEADFRGLVDLVHMRALVWSAETPLGEMYDTVDIPDTHLELAAEYRDKLLETIAENDDAMMELYLEGKEPSADELVAAIRRATINNAITPVLCGSAFKNKGVQPMLDAVVSYLPSPLDAGAVEGHVVDNEDELITRQPDEDAPLSSLAFKIMADPHLGKLTFVRVYSGTVTAGTQVLNSTKGHKERIGKIYRMHANKREEIERASAGQIIAVMGLKNTTTGDTLSDSQKPIILESMKFPAPVISVAIEPKTKSDQDKLSTAIQRLADEDPTFQVRTDEDTGQTIISGMGELHLEVLVDRMKREFRVEANVGKPQVSYRETIRRKVEKVEYTHKKQTGGSGQFGRVIIDIEPTGGEGDGGYEFVNNVTGGRIPREYIPAVDEGCQEAMEFGVVAGYPLVDVKVTLQDGAYHDVDSSELAFKIAGSMAFKEAARRANPVLLEPVFDVEVATPEEYMGDVIGDLNSRRGQVQAMEERAGQRVVKALVPLSEMFGYVGDLRSKTQGRANYSMHFDSYAEVPKNVAEEIIKKVRGE; this is translated from the coding sequence ATGGCGACCGACCTCCGCAAGGTAGACCTCGCCAAGGTCCGCAACATCGGGATCATGGCGCACATTGACGCGGGCAAAACCACGACCACTGAGCGGATCCTCTACTACACCGGTATCAATTACAAGATCGGTGAGGTCCACGACGGTGCGGCCACGATGGACTGGATGGAGCAGGAGCAGGAGCGGGGTATCACCATTACCTCGGCTGCCACCACCTGTGAGTGGGACGACCACACCATCAACATCATCGACACTCCGGGACACGTCGACTTCACCGTCGAGGTCGAGCGGAACCTACGGGTACTCGACGGCGCCGTCGCAGTGTTCGACGGTGTTGCCGGTGTGGAGCCGCAGTCCGAGACCGTCTGGCATCAGGCGAACAAGTACGGCGTGCCCCGCATCTGTTTTGTCAACAAGCTCGACCGCACCGGTGCAGAGTTCCACCGCTGCGTCGACATGATCGTCTCGCGACTCAAGGCGACCCCGCTGGTGCTCCAGCTGCCCATCGGCGCGGAGGCTGACTTCCGCGGTCTGGTCGACCTGGTCCACATGCGTGCTCTGGTCTGGTCGGCGGAGACGCCGCTGGGGGAGATGTACGACACCGTCGACATCCCGGACACTCACCTTGAGCTCGCCGCGGAATACCGCGACAAGCTGCTGGAGACCATCGCGGAGAACGACGACGCGATGATGGAGCTGTACCTCGAGGGCAAGGAGCCCTCGGCGGACGAGCTGGTCGCGGCGATCCGGCGGGCCACGATCAACAACGCCATCACCCCCGTCCTGTGCGGCTCGGCGTTCAAGAACAAGGGCGTACAGCCCATGCTCGATGCCGTGGTCAGCTACCTTCCGTCGCCGCTCGACGCCGGCGCCGTTGAAGGGCACGTCGTCGACAACGAAGACGAGCTGATCACCCGGCAGCCTGACGAGGACGCTCCGCTGTCGTCGCTGGCCTTCAAGATCATGGCCGACCCGCATCTCGGGAAGCTGACGTTCGTCCGGGTTTACTCCGGCACCGTGACCGCCGGCACCCAGGTGCTCAACAGCACCAAGGGTCACAAGGAGCGGATCGGCAAGATCTACCGGATGCACGCGAACAAGCGTGAGGAGATCGAGCGGGCGAGCGCTGGACAGATCATCGCCGTGATGGGGTTGAAGAACACCACCACCGGCGACACCCTGTCCGACTCGCAGAAGCCGATCATTCTCGAGTCCATGAAGTTCCCGGCGCCGGTCATCTCGGTGGCTATCGAGCCGAAGACCAAGAGCGACCAGGACAAGCTCTCGACGGCCATCCAGCGGTTGGCTGATGAGGACCCGACATTCCAGGTTCGCACTGACGAAGACACCGGCCAGACCATCATCTCGGGTATGGGTGAACTCCACCTCGAGGTGCTCGTCGACCGGATGAAGCGTGAGTTCCGGGTCGAGGCGAATGTCGGTAAGCCGCAGGTGTCTTACCGGGAGACCATCCGGCGTAAGGTCGAGAAGGTCGAGTACACCCACAAAAAGCAGACCGGTGGTTCCGGCCAGTTCGGCCGGGTCATCATCGACATCGAGCCCACGGGCGGCGAGGGCGACGGCGGTTACGAATTCGTCAACAACGTTACCGGTGGCCGGATCCCGCGCGAGTACATTCCCGCGGTGGACGAAGGCTGCCAAGAGGCGATGGAATTCGGCGTCGTGGCCGGCTACCCATTGGTCGATGTCAAGGTCACGCTCCAGGACGGCGCATACCATGACGTCGACTCCTCGGAGCTGGCATTCAAGATCGCCGGATCGATGGCCTTCAAGGAGGCCGCGCGGCGTGCGAACCCCGTGCTCCTCGAGCCGGTGTTCGATGTCGAGGTAGCCACGCCCGAGGAATACATGGGCGACGTGATCGGCGATCTCAACTCCCGCCGTGGTCAAGTTCAAGCCATGGAGGAGCGTGCAGGCCAGCGCGTAGTCAAAGCGCTGGTTCCGCTGTCGGAGATGTTCGGCTATGTCGGTGACCTCCGCAGCAAGACCCAGGGCCGGGCGAACTATTCGATGCATTTCGACTCTTATGCCGAAGTTCCCAAGAACGTGGCTGAGGAGATCATCAAAAAAGTTCGGGGAGAGTGA
- a CDS encoding DNA-directed RNA polymerase subunit beta' translates to MLDVNFFDELRIGLATAESIRDWSHGEVKKPETINYRTLKPEKDGLFCEKIFGPTRDWECYCGKYKRVRFKGIICERCGVEVTRAKVRRERMGHIELAAPVTHIWYFKGVPSRLGYLLDLAPKDLEKVIYFAAYMITWVDEEARHRDLSSLEGQIDVERKQIEQRRDSDIETRAKKLEADLAELQAEGAKGDVRRKVKESAEREMSQLRKRADAELDRLNAVWDRFRNLKVQDLEGDEMLYREMRDRFGTYFRGGMGAQAIKERLDHFDLDAEAEKLREVIRSGKGQKKTRALKRLKVVSPFLTTRNDPRGMVLDAVPVMPPDLRPMVQLDGGRFATSDLNDLYRRVINRNNRLKRLLDLGAPEIIVNNEKRMLQESVDALFDNGRRGRPVTGPGNRPLKSISDMLKGKQGRFRQNLLGKRVDYSGRSVIVVGPQLKLHQCGLPKGMAIELFKPFVMKRLVDLSHAQNIKSAKRMVERARPVVWDVLEEVIAEHPVLLNRAPTLHRLGIQAFEPQLVEGKAIQIHPLVCTAFNADFDGDQMAVHLPLSAEAQAEARVLMLSSNNILKPADGRPVTMPTQDMVLGIYVLTTQTEGLVGEGRAFSSVAEAVSAFDKGELALQAPITIRLTDTVPPLGWEAPEGWEPGQPVTLSTTLGRAMFNEALPADYSFVNEMIEKRKLGEIVNDLAERYQKVEVGYTLDALKDLGFYWATRSGVTVSVDDVITPPSKQQILEEFEGKAEKVERNFSRGVISDGERREELIDIWTDATNRVDEAMREAFTPDNSIHRMVHSGARGNWMQIRQLAGMRGLVANPKGETIPRPIKSSFREGLSVLEFFISTHGARKGLADTALRTADSGYLTRRLVDVSQDVIVREIDCGTERGLMLPIASPDANGNLKVEELVETSVYARSLAEDAKDPDGKTVATAGDDVGDVEIRRLAEAGVEQVRVRSVLTCESKTGVCAMCYGRSLASGKLVDVGEAVGIIAAQSIGEPGTQLTMRTFHTGGVAGEDITHGLPRVVELFEARAPKGKAPIAEVSGRVRIEEDGKGARVVIVPDDGTDEQSFPISRRVYEWSNRRAPGIAQWRVQDGDHIEVGELLHSGTADPHDILRVLGQRAVQIFLTDQVQEVYRSQGVSIHDKHIEIIVRQMLRRITVLESGETDLLPGELVERARFEEENRRVVAESTQPASGRPQLMGITKASLATDSWLSAASFQETTRVLTEAAINAKSDPLIGLKENVILGKLIPAGTGLARYRNLRVEPTEEAKAAMYSMVDYGADYSEYQFGQGSGEAVRLEDYDFGSFG, encoded by the coding sequence GTGCTCGACGTCAATTTCTTCGACGAGCTGCGCATTGGCCTTGCTACCGCGGAGAGCATCCGCGACTGGTCGCATGGTGAGGTCAAGAAGCCGGAAACCATCAATTACCGCACGCTCAAGCCTGAGAAGGATGGGCTCTTCTGTGAGAAGATCTTCGGTCCCACCCGGGACTGGGAGTGCTACTGCGGCAAGTACAAGCGGGTCCGCTTCAAGGGGATCATTTGTGAGCGCTGTGGCGTCGAGGTCACTCGTGCCAAGGTGCGCCGGGAGCGGATGGGCCACATCGAGCTCGCCGCGCCGGTCACTCACATCTGGTACTTCAAGGGCGTGCCGTCGCGGCTTGGGTACTTGCTCGACTTGGCGCCGAAGGATCTCGAGAAGGTCATTTACTTCGCCGCCTACATGATCACCTGGGTCGACGAGGAAGCCCGGCACCGTGACCTGTCGTCGCTCGAAGGTCAGATCGATGTCGAGCGCAAGCAGATCGAACAGCGTCGCGACTCCGACATCGAGACGCGAGCCAAGAAGCTCGAAGCCGATCTCGCTGAACTGCAGGCCGAGGGCGCGAAGGGCGATGTCCGCCGCAAGGTCAAGGAGTCGGCCGAGCGCGAGATGAGCCAGCTACGCAAGCGCGCCGACGCTGAGCTGGACCGGCTGAATGCCGTCTGGGACCGCTTCCGCAACCTCAAGGTTCAAGACCTCGAGGGCGACGAGATGCTGTACCGCGAGATGCGGGACCGCTTCGGGACGTACTTCCGCGGCGGCATGGGTGCCCAGGCCATCAAGGAGCGACTCGACCACTTCGATCTCGACGCGGAGGCTGAGAAGCTGCGCGAGGTCATCCGCAGCGGCAAGGGCCAGAAGAAGACCCGTGCCCTCAAGCGGCTGAAGGTGGTCTCGCCGTTCCTGACCACCCGGAACGATCCCCGGGGGATGGTGCTCGACGCCGTCCCGGTCATGCCGCCGGACCTGCGCCCGATGGTGCAGCTCGACGGTGGCCGGTTCGCCACGAGCGACCTCAACGACCTCTACCGTAGGGTGATCAACCGGAACAACCGCCTCAAGCGGCTGCTTGACCTCGGCGCTCCCGAGATCATCGTCAACAACGAGAAGCGGATGCTGCAAGAGTCCGTGGACGCGTTGTTCGACAACGGCCGCCGGGGTCGCCCGGTCACCGGTCCGGGTAACCGGCCGTTGAAGTCGATCTCCGACATGCTCAAGGGTAAGCAGGGCCGGTTCCGGCAGAACCTGCTCGGTAAGCGAGTCGACTACTCCGGTCGTTCGGTGATCGTGGTCGGTCCGCAGCTGAAGCTGCACCAGTGTGGTCTGCCGAAGGGCATGGCGATTGAGCTGTTCAAGCCATTCGTCATGAAGCGGCTGGTTGACCTCTCGCATGCGCAGAACATCAAGAGCGCCAAGCGGATGGTGGAGCGAGCGCGTCCGGTGGTGTGGGATGTCCTCGAGGAGGTCATCGCCGAGCACCCCGTGCTGCTCAACCGAGCTCCTACGCTGCACCGTCTGGGCATTCAGGCTTTCGAGCCGCAGTTGGTCGAAGGCAAGGCGATTCAGATTCACCCGCTCGTCTGCACCGCGTTCAACGCGGACTTCGATGGTGACCAGATGGCGGTTCACCTGCCGCTGTCAGCCGAGGCTCAGGCCGAGGCCCGGGTGCTGATGCTCTCGAGCAACAACATCCTCAAGCCCGCCGACGGGCGCCCGGTCACCATGCCGACGCAGGACATGGTCCTGGGTATCTATGTGCTGACCACCCAGACCGAAGGCCTTGTGGGCGAAGGCCGGGCCTTCTCGTCGGTCGCCGAGGCAGTCAGCGCATTCGACAAGGGTGAACTGGCCTTGCAGGCGCCGATCACCATCAGGCTGACTGACACCGTCCCACCGCTTGGGTGGGAAGCCCCGGAGGGCTGGGAGCCTGGTCAGCCGGTGACGCTGAGCACCACGCTCGGACGGGCCATGTTCAACGAGGCTCTGCCCGCGGACTACTCGTTCGTCAACGAGATGATCGAGAAGCGCAAGCTGGGAGAGATCGTCAACGACCTCGCCGAGCGTTACCAGAAGGTCGAGGTCGGCTACACCCTCGATGCGCTGAAGGACCTGGGCTTCTACTGGGCGACCCGGTCCGGAGTCACGGTGTCGGTCGACGACGTCATCACGCCGCCGTCCAAGCAGCAGATCCTTGAGGAGTTCGAAGGCAAGGCCGAGAAGGTCGAGCGGAACTTCAGCCGGGGTGTCATCTCCGACGGTGAGCGTCGTGAAGAGCTCATCGACATCTGGACCGACGCGACCAACCGGGTCGACGAGGCGATGCGTGAGGCCTTCACGCCGGACAACTCCATCCACCGGATGGTGCACTCCGGCGCTCGTGGCAACTGGATGCAGATCCGGCAGCTGGCCGGTATGCGCGGACTGGTCGCGAACCCGAAGGGTGAGACCATCCCGCGGCCGATCAAGTCCAGCTTCCGTGAGGGTCTGTCGGTGCTGGAGTTCTTCATCTCCACCCACGGTGCGCGTAAGGGTCTGGCTGACACCGCGCTGCGTACAGCCGACTCCGGATATCTGACCCGGCGCTTGGTCGATGTCTCACAGGACGTGATCGTCCGGGAGATCGACTGCGGCACCGAGCGCGGGCTGATGCTGCCGATCGCTTCGCCGGACGCCAACGGCAACCTCAAGGTCGAAGAGCTGGTCGAGACCTCGGTCTACGCGCGCTCACTGGCCGAGGACGCCAAGGATCCGGACGGTAAGACGGTGGCCACGGCCGGCGACGACGTCGGTGACGTCGAGATCCGGCGGCTCGCCGAGGCCGGAGTCGAACAGGTGCGGGTACGTAGCGTGCTCACCTGCGAGAGCAAGACCGGGGTCTGTGCGATGTGCTACGGGCGGTCGCTGGCCAGTGGCAAGCTCGTCGACGTCGGTGAGGCCGTCGGTATCATCGCGGCGCAGTCGATCGGTGAGCCTGGCACGCAGCTGACCATGCGGACCTTCCACACCGGTGGTGTCGCTGGTGAGGACATCACCCACGGTCTGCCGCGTGTGGTCGAGCTCTTCGAGGCGCGTGCCCCGAAGGGCAAGGCGCCTATCGCAGAGGTCTCCGGTCGTGTTCGCATCGAGGAAGACGGCAAGGGAGCGCGGGTCGTCATCGTGCCGGACGACGGCACGGACGAGCAGAGCTTCCCGATCAGCCGGCGTGTGTACGAATGGAGCAACCGTCGTGCGCCCGGGATCGCTCAGTGGCGTGTGCAAGATGGCGACCACATCGAGGTCGGTGAGCTGTTGCATTCCGGCACTGCCGATCCGCACGACATCCTGCGGGTGCTGGGCCAGCGGGCGGTGCAGATCTTCCTGACTGATCAGGTGCAGGAGGTCTACCGGTCGCAGGGTGTGTCGATCCACGACAAGCACATCGAGATCATCGTGCGGCAGATGCTGCGCCGGATCACCGTGCTGGAAAGCGGTGAGACGGACCTGCTGCCGGGTGAGCTCGTCGAGCGCGCGCGCTTCGAGGAGGAGAACCGGCGGGTGGTGGCCGAGAGCACGCAGCCGGCGTCCGGCCGTCCGCAGTTGATGGGTATCACCAAGGCGTCGCTTGCGACCGACTCGTGGCTGTCCGCCGCCTCGTTCCAGGAGACGACCCGGGTGCTGACCGAGGCCGCGATCAACGCCAAGTCCGATCCTCTGATCGGTCTGAAGGAGAACGTCATTCTCGGTAAGCTCATCCCGGCCGGCACGGGCTTGGCCCGTTACCGCAACCTGCGGGTGGAGCCCACCGAAGAAGCCAAGGCGGCCATGTATTCGATGGTCGATTACGGCGCTGACTACTCTGAGTACCAGTTCGGTCAAGGTTCCGGCGAAGCGGTCCGGCTCGAAGACTACGACTTCGGCTCGTTCGGCTGA
- the rpsG gene encoding 30S ribosomal protein S7, giving the protein MPRKGPAPKRPLVVDPVYGSPLVSQLVNKVLEDGKKSLAESIVHGALEGCREKTGTDPIVTLKRALDNVKPTLEVRSRRVGGATYQVPVEVRAGRSTTLALRWLVNYARARREKTMTERLMNEILDASNGLGASVKRREDTHKMAESNKAFAHYRW; this is encoded by the coding sequence ATGCCCCGCAAGGGTCCCGCTCCGAAGCGGCCGCTGGTGGTCGATCCGGTCTACGGCTCGCCGCTGGTATCTCAGCTGGTCAACAAAGTCCTCGAGGACGGCAAGAAGTCGTTGGCCGAGAGCATTGTGCACGGCGCGTTGGAAGGCTGCCGGGAGAAGACCGGTACCGACCCCATCGTCACGCTGAAGCGTGCTCTGGACAACGTGAAGCCGACGCTCGAGGTCCGCAGCCGCCGGGTCGGCGGCGCGACGTACCAGGTCCCGGTCGAGGTGCGCGCTGGCCGTAGCACCACGCTGGCGCTGCGCTGGCTGGTCAACTACGCGCGTGCGCGCCGCGAGAAGACCATGACCGAGCGACTCATGAACGAGATTCTCGACGCATCCAATGGCCTAGGTGCCAGCGTGAAGCGCCGCGAAGACACCCACAAGATGGCCGAGTCCAACAAGGCCTTCGCCCACTACCGCTGGTAA